DNA from Stutzerimonas decontaminans:
GCTGGGTCTCGGCCTGGCCGGCAGTTCATCCATCACCGGTGGGCTGGCGCAACGCCTGGGGATCCAGGATTTCCAGCTGGACACCGAGGGCACCGGAGCCGGTACAAGCGTGGTCGCCACCGGACGCCTGACCGAACGGCTGGCATTGCGCTATGGCGTCGGCGTATTCGAGCCATCGAACACCATCGCGCTGCGCTATCAACTGACCCGCCGGATCTTCCTCGAAGCGGCCAGCGGCCTGGCCAGCTCCCTGGACGTGTTCTACCGCCGCGATTTCTGACCGATCCCATGCACTGGCTGGTGCGCGCGCGCGGTTGCACCAACTCGACGCCATATCGCCATCGCACTGATGAGTGCACCAAAGCGCATCAAGCACGACTGGCAAGCGCACCAGAGTGGGCTACGCTGATTTCGCTTTCCGCGCCGTTCGTTCTTTGCTGGGGGCGAGTTGCCAGGGTTTGACCGTTCGGTCTGCTTTCTCGTCGATTCGATCATTGAATCTGGCGCGATTGCCCTGAGCCCAACGAGCGAATGCAGTGGTAGCATCCACGCTTCCGACCGTCGCGGTTATAACCGCGCAACGCTCTAGCACGAGTCTTGCAATGCGCCTGCCGACCTCGGCGCTGCGTAAGGCTCCAGAGGCGGATTGGAATCGTCGTTACCCGGTCGCTGAAAAACCACCGCCACAAGCGTCATGTTTTTCAACGACTCGAAGGTAGCGCGACCCTAACGCGAGGGAACTCGCTTATAAGAAATAAGGTGCTCGAATGGAATTTCTGAACAACCTCGTAAATAGCGTCAATGGCCTCGTCTGGGGCCCGCCCATGCTGGTGCTGATCCTTGGCACCGGTCTGTTCCTGATGATCTTCCTCAAGTTCATGCCATTGACACGCATCCCGACCGGCTTTGCGCTGATGTGGGGTGGACGTACCAAGGGCGACGAAGCAACGGGCGAGATCAGTCCGTTCCAGGCACTGATGACCTCGCTGGCGGCAACCGTTGGTACCGGCAACATTGCCGGTGTGGCCACCGCGATCTTCCTCGGCGGCCCGGGTGCGTTGTTCTGGATGTGGTGCACTGCGCTGGTCGGTATGGCCACCAAGTACTGCGAAGTCGTGCTGGCAGTTCACTACCGCGAGAAGGACGACCGAGGCGAGCATGTCGGCGGTCCGATGTATGCCATCAAGAACGGCCTGGGCAAGAAGTGGGTCTGGCTGGGAACGGCCTTCGCCATCTTCGGCGGTCTGGCGGGCTTCGGCATCGGCAACATGGTGCAGGTCAACAGCATGGCCCACGCCCTGGAAACCACCTTCTCGGTACCGTTGTGGGCGACAGGCCTGGTCACCATGGTGATCGTCGGCCTGGTGATCCTGGGTGGTATCCGCCGCATCGGCGTGGTGGCTGCATCGCTCGTTCCGTTTATGTGCCTGGCCTACCTGATCGCCGCTGCGGTGGTGCTGGTAGTGAATGTCTCTGCAATTCCGGCAGCATTCGACCTGATCTTCACCCACGCCTTCACCCCGATCGCTGCCACCGGCGGCTTCGCCGGTGCTGCGGTCATGGCGGCAATTCGCTTTGGTGTCGCCCGCGGCATCTTCTCCAACGAGGCGGGCCTCGGCACGGCCGGTATCGCCCAGGCTGCTGGCACCACCACCAGTTCGGTACGCTCGGGCATGATCGGCATGCTGGGGACGTTCATCGACACCATCATCGTCTGCTCGATGACCGGTCTGGCGATCATCTGCACTGGCGTCTGGACCAGCGGCGAAAGTGGGGCCGCACTGTCCGCAGCGGCCTTCGAATCAGCCATGCCAGGTATCGGTGGCATCATCCTGACCATCGCCCTGGTGGTCTTCGCCTTCACTACCATCCTCGGCTGGAGCTATTTCGGTGAGAAGTGCTGGGAGTTTCTGGTCGGCACCCGGGCCATTTGGCCGTTTCGAGTGATCTGGGTACTGGCCGTGCCGTTCGGTGCCATCGCTCAACTCGACTTCGCCTGGCTACTCGCCGATACGCTCAACGGTCTGATGGCGATCCCCAATCTGATCTCGCTGCTGCTGCTGAGTCCGGTGGTGGTCAAGCTGACCAAGGAATATTTCGCACGTAGTTGATGTCCGATATCGGCCATCTTCCAAAGCCGTGGGGCTGATGAGGTTCCACGGCTTTTTTCTGCCTCTGTGTATCAAGGAGACAAGTAATGACTGAAATCACTCTGAAAGGCGCGCCCGTCCAGGTAGCCGGTGACTTCCCGCAAGTCGGCCAGCAGGCCAAGGCATTCAGCCTGGTTGGCGCGGATCTCGCCGATGTCGAACTCTCGGCGTTCGCCGGCAAGCGCAAGATCCTCAATATTTTCCCGAGCATCGATACCCCGACCTGTGCCACTTCGGTGCGCAAGTTCAATACCCAGGCCAATGCACTGGCGAATACCGTGGTGCTTTGTATTTCCGCCGACCTGCCGTTCGCGCAGAAGCGCTTCTGCGGCGCTGAGGGGCTGGAAAATGTGGTCAACCTGTCGACCATGCGCGGCGCCGAGTTTCTCGTGAACTATGGCGTGGCCATTGCCAGCGGCCCTCTGGCAGGTGTTGCAGCGCGTGCAGTTGTCGTGCTGGACGAGCAGGATCGCGTGCTGCATAGCGAACTGGTCAGCGAGATTGGCAGCGAGCCGAACTACGAGGCGGCAATCGCTTCGCTCAGCTGAGTCTACGGACTAGCAACACCCAGACGGCGAGCTGCTCATCCGAGCACTCGCCTTTTGTTTTCTGGCGGCAGAAAACCATCAACAGCCGACCAACCGCTTGTCAGCGTCAATTAGCGCAATCCCTCGCCGGCAACTAATTTCAACCACGCCACCCGCCTCAGGAGTTCCGGGTGTGTGGAGAAGTCTGCAGAAGTGGCAAATAGGCAGCTTTTCAAAAATCTTTTCGCGCAGCTGCTGTCATAGCGCTGATGCCCATTGAATGGATTCACTTATGCCTACTTCAGATATCAAGAGAATTGGCGTTTCCGGAACCGGAATGATCGCCCACGGTTTTGTGCGGTTGATCAGGAACCACTATCCGGACATGCAAATATCCCGCGTCCTGACCCGCCGCCCGCTTTCCTCGATGGCTGACTTTCCGCTTGCGGATGTACTCACCAATTCGTTGGACGAGTTGATCGACCACTCCGATCTTATCGTCGAATGCAGCGGTGACGTGTTCCACGGAACATCCGTCATCGAGCGCGCCTTCGAAGCCGGGTTGCCGGTTGTCACAGTCAACGCCGAACTGCAGGTGACCACCGGCTCGTATCTGGCCGGGAAAGGGTTCATCACCGAAGCGGAGGGCGATCAGCCGGGGTCGCTTGCCGCGTTGCGTGAAGACGCGCTGCAGATGGGCTTCGAGCCGCTGGTATACGGCAATATGAAGGGCTACCTGAACCATGATCCTTCTCCTGAGGACATGGTGTATTGGGCCAACCGCCAGGGCATCAGCGTCGACCAGACCACCTCATTCACCGATGGCACCAAGGTGCAGATCGAGCAGGTGATCATCGGCAACGGTCTCGGCGCGACCATCACCCGTCAGGGCATGGAAGGGTTGGCTTCGACCAATCTGGACGATAGCGCCAGTCTGCTAGGCATGATGGCCGAGCGGGTAGGGCAGCCGATCGTCGATTACGTCATTCCTTCCGGCTATCCGGCCGGTGGCGTGTTTCTGGTCGGCAAGCACGACGAGGATCAGGCACGGGCCATCGAGTACTTCAAACTTGGCCGTGGCCCGTTTTACACCTTGGTGCGTCCATTCCATCTCTGCTCGCTCGAGGTTGGCAAGACTGTGCGCCGCGTACTGAACGGCGGCGGCGTGCTGCTCAACAACTCCACTGAACCGACCCTTGGCGTTGCCGCCATTGCCAAGCGCGCAATGAAGCCTGGCGAACTGATCGAGCGCGGCATCGGTGGTTTCCAGTTCCGCGGCGAGGCGATCAAACTGGCCCAGCATCCGGATCACGTCCCTATCGGGCTGCTGCGCAAGACTGCTCTCAAGCGCGCTGTCGAGCCGGGCCAGATCATTACCTTCGACGACATCGACATCCTGCCAAGCCGCGCGCTGGATATCGTCATGGAACAGCGCAAGCCGCGCCTGATCGAGGTTGAGAACAGTTCTTCAAATTGGGCTGCACCGGGCATCAATACGATGGGAATGCTTGCTTTCGGAGGCTGAGCGTCGCGTCAACAAAAAGGCCGCTGTCATCAGTCAGCGGCCTTTTTTTGTGTTGCGTTTTATGGGTATCTAACGCGGCGACTAGGTAATCGTCTCCGCAGCGTCAGACGTTCCGCATGGACCAATAGCTCGGCCTGAATAGGTCACGCTCGCCGAGCAGCCCGACCCCGGCAGCGAAGGCGACCAGCACCATCGCGATATACAGGCACAGTTCGATAAGGCCATGCGGTTGCGGGACAAAGTGCAGCCCGACGACCAGGGCGCTGGCGGTAACGGTCCAGCGCATCAATACACGCAGGCCCAGCGCTGCAGGAGCAGATCGATGCACGTAGAGCCCCATGAACAGCGCTTGCAGAAATGCACCAGCGGAGAAGGCCAGCGCCAGCCCTTCAGCGCCGTAAGGGCGGTATAACAATGCGTCGAGGCCAATGGTCATTGATGAACTGATCAACGTGATGATGAAAAACAGCCGTCCTTGTTGTTGCGCCAGTAGGGCGCGGCCCCAGAGCAACGCCAATCCCATGGCTGGCAGCCCCAATCCATAGAGCGCAACTAGCGGCGCTGTAGCACTGGTTTGCTCGGCGCCGAATTCGCCACGCTCCAACAGCACCGTCACCACTGTTTCGGGGAAGGAACTGAGCACGACGGCAGCTGGGACCAGGAACAGCAGAGTGGCCAGCAGTCCCTTGCGGATAGTTGCGGCGAAAGCGTCATGGTCATTGTCATGCCAGCTGGATGCGAACTTCGGGAACAGTACCGCAAGAATCGACAGTGCATAGAGCGTCAGCGGAATGGTTACGATTCGGTAGGAGAACGACAGCATCGTGATGGTGCCATCCTCCAGATAGGAGGCGAAGATCCGCTCAGCCAGGATGCACGCTTGCTGCGCGCCAGCAGCGAGCAATACCGGGGCCAAAGCCTTGCCGAAGTCGCCGCCACGGCCTTTGCCCGCCGCCTTACTGCAGCCGCTCAAATATCCGAGGCGTCGGTGCTGCAGCACGATGAGCATCACCTGCGGCAGTAGCATGCCGGCGAAAATAATAATGCCCTGAGGTCCGAAGATTAGGATCCCGATGATCGCACCCGCGTTGAGCAGTACCGTGCGGGTCATCGGCAGTATGAAAACGCCGTCCATGTTTAGCAGGGCGCTTTGGCAGTAAATTACTGCTTGCACCGCGATCAGCACTGCGCCCGCACAGAAAACCAGTTGCCCGGCGTCGAGCTGGGCGGCGTTCCACCCCGGAGCCAGCAGGCTGAGAATCCAGTAATTGCCGGCGATGATAAGTACGGCAACGGCCAAGCCCGCGAGGCTGATACGCCAGTACAGCCAGCGAGCAACTGCCCTGAATACCTCATCGGACTGGCTGCGCAATCTTTGGAGATACGGAATCATCGCGTCGCGCAGCGCCAATCCGAGAAAGTTCTCGAAGAACAGCGGCAGGATCAACGCGACGAAGATCAGGTCAGCGTCCCAACTGATGCCGAATTCGCGCGCGATGAAGATATCCCGCAAGAAGCCGAGGAGAAAACTGGCTATGGTGAGCGCCAGGATGACCAGTGAAGTGTTCATTCCTTGATCCTTTACAGCCATCCAGAGGTGGCTGGTTAACGACACGACAACGTCCAATGCGACGTGCTGCAGGTGAAAGCCTGGTCACTAGCGTTGGCGTACAAGCCAAAGGCCAGTAAGTCGAACGGTAGATAGACTGGGCGTTAATGCCTTGGTTCCAACCCGAATCGGTTCCTTGGGCCCGATCAAATGTGTCGATACGTAAAAATGCCGTAAAGGCACTTTGCGAGTGGTTCGCGACTGCTTATGGTTCACGCTCCTTTTCAAGCGAACGCCGTTCATGTCCGAGGCTCACTCTACTTCCGCTCGTTTCAGCCTTCGCTGGCTGTTCCTAATTCTCGCCGTAGCCGTTATCGGCTTGTTGGTCTGGTGGCTATGGCCCGCACCTCAGGAAACGCCGCAGCGTCCCGGTGGCCGGCCAGGTTTCGGTGCGTTCGGCGGGCCGGTTCCCGTGCGTGTCGCCAAGGTGGAACAGGGCGAGTTCGAAGTGTTCAACAAGGCACTCGGCAGCGTAACGCCGCTCAATACCGTGAATCTGCGCAGCCGCGTAGGCGGAGAGCTGGTCGAGCTGCGTTTCGAGGAAGGCCAACGCGTCAAGAAGGGTGACTTGCTCGCCGTCATCGATCCGCGCCCCTACAAGGTTGCATTGCAGCAGGCAGAAGGCACCTTGCAGCAGAACCGCGCTCAGCTGAAGAACGCCCAGGTCGATTTCGAGCGCTACCGTGGGCTCTTCGCCGATGACAGCATCGCCAAGCAGACACTCGACACCCAGGAAGCGCTGGTCAGTCAGTACCAGGGCACACTGGCGGCCAATCAGGCGTCGGTCAACGAGGCGCGGCTGAACCTGGAGTTCACGCAGATTCGCTCGCCTATCGACGGTCGCGTCGGCCTGCGCCAGCTCGATGCAGGCAACTTGGTCGCTGCGAACGACACCACGCCGCTGGTGGTGATC
Protein-coding regions in this window:
- a CDS encoding alanine/glycine:cation symporter family protein, which produces MEFLNNLVNSVNGLVWGPPMLVLILGTGLFLMIFLKFMPLTRIPTGFALMWGGRTKGDEATGEISPFQALMTSLAATVGTGNIAGVATAIFLGGPGALFWMWCTALVGMATKYCEVVLAVHYREKDDRGEHVGGPMYAIKNGLGKKWVWLGTAFAIFGGLAGFGIGNMVQVNSMAHALETTFSVPLWATGLVTMVIVGLVILGGIRRIGVVAASLVPFMCLAYLIAAAVVLVVNVSAIPAAFDLIFTHAFTPIAATGGFAGAAVMAAIRFGVARGIFSNEAGLGTAGIAQAAGTTTSSVRSGMIGMLGTFIDTIIVCSMTGLAIICTGVWTSGESGAALSAAAFESAMPGIGGIILTIALVVFAFTTILGWSYFGEKCWEFLVGTRAIWPFRVIWVLAVPFGAIAQLDFAWLLADTLNGLMAIPNLISLLLLSPVVVKLTKEYFARS
- the tpx gene encoding thiol peroxidase, whose amino-acid sequence is MTEITLKGAPVQVAGDFPQVGQQAKAFSLVGADLADVELSAFAGKRKILNIFPSIDTPTCATSVRKFNTQANALANTVVLCISADLPFAQKRFCGAEGLENVVNLSTMRGAEFLVNYGVAIASGPLAGVAARAVVVLDEQDRVLHSELVSEIGSEPNYEAAIASLS
- a CDS encoding NAD(P)-dependent oxidoreductase; this encodes MIAHGFVRLIRNHYPDMQISRVLTRRPLSSMADFPLADVLTNSLDELIDHSDLIVECSGDVFHGTSVIERAFEAGLPVVTVNAELQVTTGSYLAGKGFITEAEGDQPGSLAALREDALQMGFEPLVYGNMKGYLNHDPSPEDMVYWANRQGISVDQTTSFTDGTKVQIEQVIIGNGLGATITRQGMEGLASTNLDDSASLLGMMAERVGQPIVDYVIPSGYPAGGVFLVGKHDEDQARAIEYFKLGRGPFYTLVRPFHLCSLEVGKTVRRVLNGGGVLLNNSTEPTLGVAAIAKRAMKPGELIERGIGGFQFRGEAIKLAQHPDHVPIGLLRKTALKRAVEPGQIITFDDIDILPSRALDIVMEQRKPRLIEVENSSSNWAAPGINTMGMLAFGG
- the murJ gene encoding murein biosynthesis integral membrane protein MurJ, yielding MNTSLVILALTIASFLLGFLRDIFIAREFGISWDADLIFVALILPLFFENFLGLALRDAMIPYLQRLRSQSDEVFRAVARWLYWRISLAGLAVAVLIIAGNYWILSLLAPGWNAAQLDAGQLVFCAGAVLIAVQAVIYCQSALLNMDGVFILPMTRTVLLNAGAIIGILIFGPQGIIIFAGMLLPQVMLIVLQHRRLGYLSGCSKAAGKGRGGDFGKALAPVLLAAGAQQACILAERIFASYLEDGTITMLSFSYRIVTIPLTLYALSILAVLFPKFASSWHDNDHDAFAATIRKGLLATLLFLVPAAVVLSSFPETVVTVLLERGEFGAEQTSATAPLVALYGLGLPAMGLALLWGRALLAQQQGRLFFIITLISSSMTIGLDALLYRPYGAEGLALAFSAGAFLQALFMGLYVHRSAPAALGLRVLMRWTVTASALVVGLHFVPQPHGLIELCLYIAMVLVAFAAGVGLLGERDLFRPSYWSMRNV
- a CDS encoding MdtA/MuxA family multidrug efflux RND transporter periplasmic adaptor subunit, which codes for MSEAHSTSARFSLRWLFLILAVAVIGLLVWWLWPAPQETPQRPGGRPGFGAFGGPVPVRVAKVEQGEFEVFNKALGSVTPLNTVNLRSRVGGELVELRFEEGQRVKKGDLLAVIDPRPYKVALQQAEGTLQQNRAQLKNAQVDFERYRGLFADDSIAKQTLDTQEALVSQYQGTLAANQASVNEARLNLEFTQIRSPIDGRVGLRQLDAGNLVAANDTTPLVVITQTQPISISFTLPEGDLLPVLTRYRQGEKLVVQAWDRGEKVMLGEGVLESIDNQIDATTGTLRLKARFDNEAELLIPNQFVNVRLRVETQTDAVLIPSAALQFGSRGTFAYVVGEDNKVQLRLLKAGPSNGETTVVLEGLEVGERVVMEGTDRLRDGADVEVVGSRRMAEEAAENPVLGGGEAAEREER